A genome region from Leptodactylus fuscus isolate aLepFus1 chromosome 6, aLepFus1.hap2, whole genome shotgun sequence includes the following:
- the LOC142209141 gene encoding protein-glutamine gamma-glutamyltransferase 6-like, with product MASALHLTHINLNLKENKIKHHTIDYSTKGLVLRRGQSFEINLTLNRPPEPNDTIDFVVETGKPSSGKKISSNFSLSTKKPNNESWSAVADSLTSSTVNVTITSPVNAIIGSYRMTAQLFSEGFTSHVMGDLILLFNPWAPEDDVYLKEEVERVEYVLSDSTIIYFGSENSVGADGWNLGQFEDDILQTCLTILERQKLVHLSLLHDPKEVSRVCSAMINSNDDKGVIVGRWHGSYADGVSPSTWTGSVEILRRWRVSGPVRYGQCWVFAGVLCTVLRCLGIPNRIVTNFNSAHDSNGNLSIDSYYDSDGNSLEDNETYWNFHVWNEAWFTRQDLGSSYDGWQVLDATPQEPSEGVFQLGPTSVTAVKQGDVNQKYDCPFVFSEVNADLIDWIYNEEEGSYSKVQSNTRKIGKFISTKAVGANTRLDITSDYKHDEGTDEERKVYDNALNQLFGHRIITESPMSTRDLVIRTPIGRSAPMEPVTTPTISGNFKDSDPAVIGQDVKVILVLRNTSSSKNITMHFNVKSIGYTRRRMNSVMNDTMTISMAPSQEKEIPFTIPYSKYIDSLLDDKVLEVTALCKGDGIKELLVSKVITLQSPSLNFMVLNKPVLNEPLEIEVTIVNPLSETLEDCVLRAEGSGLIKEQITHIISMEPDEEATVTLEFTPYKKGSKQLQVVVTSDRIKSIKGYTIIDVEEV from the exons ATGGCTA GTGCGCTCCATCTCACACATATAAACCTGaatttaaaagaaaacaaaattaaACATCACACAATTGACTACAGTACCAAGGGGCTTGTACTGAGAAGAGGACAAAGTTTTGAGATCAACCTCACACTCAACAGACCACCAGAACCCAATGACACCATCGACTTTGTGGTAGAAACAG GAAAACCatctagtgggaaaaaaattagCTCAAATTTCTCCTTATCTACAAAGAAACCCAACAATGAATCTTGGTCTGCAGTTGCTGACTCCCTTACGTCAAGCACTGTAAACGTCACCATCACATCTCCGGTCAATGCCATTATTGGATCCTACAGAATGACTGCCCAACTCTTCTCTGAAGGGTTCACATCTCATGTGATGGGAGATTTAATTCTACTCTTCAATCCCTGGGCACCTG AAGATGATGTATATCTGAAAGAGGAAGTAGAAAGAGTGGAATACGTCCTAAGTGACAGCACCATTATATATTTTGGATCAGAAAATAGTGTTGGTGCAGATGGATGGAACTTGGGGCAG TTTGAAGATGACATTTTGCAAACTTGTTTAACCATTCTGGAAAGGCAAAAATTGGTCCATCTGTCTCTTCTACATGATCCAAAAGAAGTGTCAAGAGTCTGCAGTGCAATG ATTAACAGCAATGATGACAAAGGAGTAATTGTGGGCAGATGGCATGGGAGTTACGCCGATGGTGTAAGTCCATCTACCTGGACAGGGAGCGTGGAAATCCTGCGCAGATGGCGAGTTTCTGGTCCTGTTCGGTACGGCCAATGCTGGGTTTTTGCTGGTGTGTTGTGCACAG TATTGAGGTGCCTGGGAATCCCTAATCGCATTGTGACTAATTTCAATTCGGCCCATGATAGTAATGGAAATCTCAGTATCGACTCCTATTATGACTCTGATGGCAACAGTCTAGAGGACAATGAAACCTATTG GAATTTTCATGTATGGAATGAAGCCTGGTTTACCAGACAAGATCTTGGATCATCCTATGATGGTTGGCAGGTTCTGGATGCCACCCCACAAGAGCCAAGTGAAG GGGTCTTCCAGCTTGGACCTACTTCAGTTACGGCTGTCAAACAAGGAGACGTGAATCAAAAGTATGATTGTCCCTTTGTATTCTCGGAGGTAAATGCAGATCTTATAGACTGGATATACAATGAAGAAGAAGGATCTTACAGCAAAGTTCAAAGTAACACTAGAAAGATTGGAAAGTTTATAAGTACAAAAGCTGTTGGCGCCAACACTCGACTCGATATAACTTCCGATTACAAACATGACGAAG GCACTGATGAAGAGAGAAAAGTGTACGACAATGCCCTGAATCAGCTGTTTGGACATAGAATTA TCACTGAATCCCCTATGAGCACAAGAGATCTAGTTATTAGAACTCCTATAGGCAGGAGTGCCCCAATGGAACCCGTCACTACTCCGACAATAAGTGGAAACTTCAaagactcagatcctgcagttaTTGGGCAAGACGTGAAAGTAATATTAGTCCTTCGCAATACTTCATCTTCCAAAAATATTACCATGCATTTTAATGTCAAGAGCATCGGCTACACCAGGCGGAGGATGAATAGTGTTATGAATGACACAATGACTATCAGCATGGCTCCTTCCCAAG AAAAAGAAATCCCATTCACCATCCCATACAGCAAATACATAGATTCTCTCCTGGACGATAAAGTGCTGGAAGTCACAGCTTTGTGCAAAGGAGATGGCATTAAGGAGTTGCTCGTATCCAAAGTCATTACATTGCAAAGCCCCTCACTCAACTTCATG GTTCTGAACAAGCCCGTCCTCAATGAGCCATTGGAAATAGAAGTCACTATTGTGAACCCTCTCAGCGAAACCCTTGAGGATTGTGTTCTCCGTGCAGAGGGCAGCGGACTGATCAAAGAGCAAATCACGCACAT AATTTCAATGGAGCCAGATGAAGAGGCAACAGTAACTTTGGAATTTACTCCTTATAAGAAAGGGTCTAAGCAACTGCAGGTCGTGGTGACAAGTGACAGAATTAAGAGCATCAAAGGCTACACCATCATCGATGTTGAAGAAGTATAA